One Spinacia oleracea cultivar Varoflay chromosome 4, BTI_SOV_V1, whole genome shotgun sequence DNA segment encodes these proteins:
- the LOC130472331 gene encoding protein MAIN-LIKE 1-like, with product MRWWWDTTNTFHFPWGEMTITPEDYTALTGLTFTGNPVRLRSDGPSPTVAEGTRLLGSWMGSRLPSYQPRGIPFADLMWALEHGVEESPLRQARLFYLHFITSTFLSGPIDTFDLRWIGMVEDVSTLGDYRWGDLGYATLVGQMSLSVRDSDPSRRHFVITLAGVPRLIELWAFEHLPWLAPRKG from the exons atgaggtggtggtgggataccaccaacaccttccattttccttggggcgagatgacgatcactcctgaggactacacagctttgacgggtttgacctttacagggaaccccgttcgtctgaggtcggacggcccatcgccgactgttgctgagggtaccaggctcttgggctcgtggatgggtagtaggttaccttcgtaccagccccgtgggatacctttcgctgacctgatgtgggctttggagcacggggtagaggagtcgcctttgagacaggctcggctgttctacctccattttattacttccacttttctatcgggtccgattGACACCTTTGACctgaggtggataggcatggtggaggacgtgtctacactgggtgactatcgctggggcgatttgggctatgcgacgcttgtcggccagatgagtttgtcggtgcgcgactcggacccgagtagacgtcactttgtgattacattagcgggagtgccgcgtttgatcgag ctgtgggcctttgagcacttaccttggctggccCCCCGAAAGGGgtag